The Dictyoglomus sp. genomic interval TTGGATCCTATGAAGGAGAAAATCTACTTAGAGAACATCTTAAAATAGAAAAGGATCCTGAGATTATAGAAATTATAAAAACCAATCTTGAGAGGAAAAAGGCATGAGATTTTTTCAGGAAGCCTTAGATTTTCCTGGCAATTCCTTCTATCTCCTAAGGGATCTTATAAAGGAAAATATAGGTATTTTTTATGATGATTCTAAGAAGGATATCTTGGCGGATAAACTTTCTCCTCTTGCTCTGGAAAGAAATTTCTCCAATTTTTTAGATTATTATTACTATTTGAAATATGATCCCGAAGGAAAAGAAGAATGGGACAAAATTGCAGATGCCCTTTCGGTACAAGAGACTTACTTTTTTAGAGAGATAGATCAGATCAAAGCTCTTGTAGATATTATAATTCCTAAAATTTCTCAGGAAGGGATAAAACACATAAAAATTTGGAGTTCTGCATGTGCCACAGGAGAAGAACCTCTCTCTATTGCTATAATGCTAAAGGAAAAGGATTGGTTTGAGAAAATGTATATTGAGATATATGGGACTGATATAAGTAATTCCGCTATTGAAAAAGCTAAAATAGGAATTTATAAGGAAAGATCCTTTAGAAATTTCCCCAAAGAATTAATTAATAAATATTTTACAAAAGA includes:
- a CDS encoding protein-glutamate O-methyltransferase CheR; amino-acid sequence: MRFFQEALDFPGNSFYLLRDLIKENIGIFYDDSKKDILADKLSPLALERNFSNFLDYYYYLKYDPEGKEEWDKIADALSVQETYFFREIDQIKALVDIIIPKISQEGIKHIKIWSSACATGEEPLSIAIMLKEKDWFEKMYIEIYGTDISNSAIEKAKIGIYKERSFRNFPKELINKYFTKEENGFRIIPEIHKRVIFRRANLVKEEEIKDLAKSKIIFCRNVFIYFSDDIIQKILRVFEENMENPGYLFVGSAESLLRFSHSFDLQIIGGAFVYVKR